The Musa acuminata AAA Group cultivar baxijiao chromosome BXJ2-2, Cavendish_Baxijiao_AAA, whole genome shotgun sequence genome has a segment encoding these proteins:
- the LOC104000930 gene encoding uncharacterized protein LOC104000930 isoform X1, with the protein MNGTPFFPMKLEVSHDSDYLQEASEEARRHSKRRCPRSLDSLHYKLQKPISKDDAKSKKRRCGWWKSALLFWRRLDDCASDEHHVHRRSHAHSAAVLGPIYATESGVVVGRRTRRPSSGLLTAAEVGSEASRLAYLSLTDMSANDGSRVAPYAAVRPAVPVYLVT; encoded by the exons ATGAACGGAACTCCATTTTTTCCGATGAAGCTGGAGGTCAGCCACGATAGCGATTACCTCCAG GAGGCGTCGGAGGAGGCGCGCCGCCACTCGAAACGTAGGTGCCCGCGCTCGCTCGACTCGCTCCACTACAAGCTCCAGAAGCCCATCTCCAAGGACGACGCCAAGTCCAAGAAGCGCCGCTGCGGGTGGTGGAAGTCCGCCCTCCTCTTCTGGAGGCGCCTTGATGACTGCGCTTCCGACGAGCACCACGTGCACCGGCGATCCCATGCACACAGCGCGGCGGTGTTGGGGCCCATCTACGCGACAGAGAGCGGCGTGGTGGTGGGTCGCAGAACCAGACGCCCGAGCTCCGGACTGCTGACGGCGGCTGAGGTTGGTTCGGAGGCGTCGAGGTTGGCCTACCTAAGTCTCACTGACATGAGCGCCAACGACGGCAGTCGGGTCGCCCCTTACGCGGCCGTCCGCCCGGCGGTGCCCGTCTACCTCGTCACGTGA
- the LOC104000930 gene encoding uncharacterized protein LOC104000930 isoform X2 encodes MNGTPFFPMKLEVSHDSDYLQASEEARRHSKRRCPRSLDSLHYKLQKPISKDDAKSKKRRCGWWKSALLFWRRLDDCASDEHHVHRRSHAHSAAVLGPIYATESGVVVGRRTRRPSSGLLTAAEVGSEASRLAYLSLTDMSANDGSRVAPYAAVRPAVPVYLVT; translated from the exons ATGAACGGAACTCCATTTTTTCCGATGAAGCTGGAGGTCAGCCACGATAGCGATTACCTCCAG GCGTCGGAGGAGGCGCGCCGCCACTCGAAACGTAGGTGCCCGCGCTCGCTCGACTCGCTCCACTACAAGCTCCAGAAGCCCATCTCCAAGGACGACGCCAAGTCCAAGAAGCGCCGCTGCGGGTGGTGGAAGTCCGCCCTCCTCTTCTGGAGGCGCCTTGATGACTGCGCTTCCGACGAGCACCACGTGCACCGGCGATCCCATGCACACAGCGCGGCGGTGTTGGGGCCCATCTACGCGACAGAGAGCGGCGTGGTGGTGGGTCGCAGAACCAGACGCCCGAGCTCCGGACTGCTGACGGCGGCTGAGGTTGGTTCGGAGGCGTCGAGGTTGGCCTACCTAAGTCTCACTGACATGAGCGCCAACGACGGCAGTCGGGTCGCCCCTTACGCGGCCGTCCGCCCGGCGGTGCCCGTCTACCTCGTCACGTGA